The Streptomyces sp. NBC_00440 genome contains a region encoding:
- a CDS encoding endonuclease/exonuclease/phosphatase family protein, with the protein MKLTARVAEVLLVSGVLAATIAPPAQAQAPAPARAHTRDVPLRVASYNIHAGAGMDNVFDLDRQAAALRAMHADVIGLEEVDVHWAARSEWRDVAGELAKRLGMQMSFAPIYSIDGREFGVAVLSKYRILKAVNHKITRLSTQDPNPVPAPAPGFGEVELRVKGVPLHVYVTHLDYRVDPSVRVSQVADTRRIMGRDRNRKILLGDFNATPDAPELAPLWRELTDVEPGAPTFPALKPVKRIDYVAVSHGVGVRGAEVPDTLASDHRPIVADLSLRR; encoded by the coding sequence ATGAAGCTGACTGCTCGTGTTGCTGAAGTGCTTCTGGTCTCAGGTGTCCTCGCCGCGACGATCGCGCCCCCGGCGCAGGCGCAGGCACCTGCCCCCGCTCGCGCCCACACCCGCGACGTCCCGCTGCGGGTCGCCTCGTACAACATCCATGCGGGCGCCGGGATGGACAACGTCTTCGACCTCGACCGGCAGGCGGCGGCCCTGCGCGCGATGCACGCCGACGTGATCGGGCTTGAGGAGGTCGACGTCCACTGGGCCGCTCGCAGCGAGTGGCGGGACGTGGCGGGCGAGCTGGCGAAGCGGCTCGGGATGCAGATGTCCTTCGCCCCGATATACAGCATCGACGGGCGGGAGTTCGGGGTGGCGGTGCTCTCGAAGTACCGCATCCTGAAAGCCGTGAACCACAAGATCACCCGCCTCTCCACCCAGGACCCGAACCCGGTCCCGGCGCCGGCCCCCGGCTTCGGTGAGGTCGAGCTACGGGTGAAGGGCGTACCGCTGCATGTGTACGTGACGCATCTGGACTACCGCGTCGACCCCTCCGTACGGGTGAGCCAGGTCGCCGACACCCGCCGCATCATGGGCCGTGACCGGAACCGGAAGATCCTCCTGGGCGACTTCAACGCGACCCCGGACGCGCCCGAGCTGGCGCCGCTGTGGCGCGAGCTGACGGATGTGGAGCCGGGCGCACCGACGTTCCCGGCGCTGAAGCCGGTGAAGCGGATCGACTACGTGGCGGTGTCGCACGGAGTGGGGGTGCGCGGCGCGGAGGTGCCCGACACGCTCGCGTCCGACCATCGGCCGATCGTGGCGGACCTGTCGCTGCGGCGGTAG
- a CDS encoding YceI family protein: MGLRAQVRTRDGWAVQHAVVTVTDMTGAQVLRAQVGEDGTVSADAALAPGPHTVIVTAVGYAPAASTAFVTASGRADVGTVVLARQGGVELPPPGTWTLDPAHSSVGAVAQHLGISSVHGRFTEFVGRIEIAEDVEKSRVEAVIATASIDTGNGMRDGHLKSADFLDVESYPQITYSSTGITPAGPDRWTVHGELQLHGVAREVDLNLSYLGTGPDPWGGVRAAFHATAELRREDFKMNYNQVVQAGISAIGTTLKVELDIQAVQGDSLPTA; encoded by the coding sequence ATGGGACTTCGCGCACAGGTACGGACGCGCGACGGCTGGGCGGTCCAGCACGCCGTGGTGACCGTGACCGACATGACCGGTGCCCAGGTACTGCGGGCGCAGGTGGGCGAGGACGGCACGGTGAGCGCCGACGCGGCTCTGGCCCCCGGCCCGCACACCGTGATCGTGACGGCCGTCGGCTACGCGCCCGCCGCGTCCACGGCCTTCGTCACGGCGAGCGGCCGTGCCGATGTCGGCACGGTGGTACTGGCCAGGCAGGGCGGCGTGGAACTCCCGCCGCCCGGCACCTGGACGCTGGACCCGGCGCACTCGTCGGTGGGCGCGGTCGCCCAGCACCTGGGCATCTCCAGCGTGCACGGCCGGTTCACGGAGTTCGTGGGCCGCATCGAGATCGCCGAGGACGTCGAGAAGTCGCGGGTCGAGGCGGTCATCGCCACGGCCTCGATCGACACGGGCAACGGCATGCGCGACGGCCATCTGAAGTCCGCGGACTTCCTGGACGTCGAGAGCTACCCGCAGATCACCTACAGCAGCACCGGGATCACCCCCGCGGGCCCGGACCGCTGGACGGTCCACGGCGAACTCCAGCTGCACGGCGTCGCCCGCGAGGTCGACCTGAACCTCAGCTACCTGGGTACGGGTCCCGACCCGTGGGGCGGCGTGCGCGCGGCCTTCCACGCGACGGCCGAACTGCGCCGCGAGGACTTCAAGATGAACTACAACCAGGTCGTCCAGGCGGGTATCTCGGCCATCGGCACCACGCTCAAGGTCGAGCTGGACATCCAGGCCGTGCAGGGCGACTCGCTGCCCACCGCGTAA
- a CDS encoding PPOX class F420-dependent oxidoreductase: protein MAPNIATNTPVELPELLDFVRPRHRAILLTTRSDGRPQGSPLTCGVDDAGRIVLSTYPERAKTRNVRRDARVSVIVLSDEWNGPWVQVDGAGEVIDSPDSVEPLVEYFRNISGEHPDWDEYRAAMVKQGKSIIRITPERWSPIATGGFPARLAEDS, encoded by the coding sequence ATGGCACCCAACATCGCGACCAACACCCCCGTGGAACTGCCCGAACTGCTCGACTTCGTACGCCCCAGGCACCGGGCGATCCTGCTCACCACCCGCTCCGACGGCCGCCCCCAGGGCTCTCCGCTGACCTGCGGGGTCGACGACGCGGGCCGGATCGTCCTGTCGACCTACCCCGAGCGCGCCAAGACCCGCAATGTCCGCCGTGACGCACGGGTGAGCGTCATCGTGCTGTCGGACGAGTGGAACGGCCCGTGGGTCCAGGTCGACGGAGCGGGCGAGGTCATCGACTCACCGGACTCGGTGGAGCCGCTGGTGGAGTACTTCCGCAACATCTCCGGTGAGCACCCGGACTGGGACGAGTACCGGGCGGCCATGGTCAAGCAGGGCAAGTCGATCATCCGGATCACCCCGGAGCGGTGGAGCCCGATCGCGACCGGCGGCTTCCCGGCACGGCTGGCCGAGGACAGCTGA
- a CDS encoding TetR/AcrR family transcriptional regulator, translating to MVTAADRAKGPARASVWLGGKATRTRRTDQPAGLDLDKITAATVRLLDSEGLAKFSMRRLAAELGVTAMSVYWYVDTKDDLLELALDAVMGELVLPGTVDGAETGTGTETETGTGTETGTETEPDGTETGPDGTEGGTEAGADWRIQLRRLAAGYRSVLVRHPWVSPLVGVFLNIGPHALKFAAVSQEVMRSADLPLRGQTGGLAAVFQFVYGFGTVEGHFRDRCARAGMTQDEYHQHAMGGMSEQPSLRRTFEQAQDLMAARGGDTVEEMRERDFDFALDLLIAGIEAKRGA from the coding sequence ATGGTGACTGCGGCCGACCGCGCGAAGGGTCCCGCGCGGGCCAGTGTCTGGCTGGGCGGAAAGGCGACACGCACCCGCAGAACGGATCAGCCGGCCGGGCTCGACCTGGACAAGATCACCGCGGCGACGGTCCGGCTGCTGGACTCCGAGGGCCTCGCGAAGTTCTCCATGCGCCGTCTCGCCGCCGAGCTGGGCGTCACAGCGATGTCGGTCTACTGGTACGTGGACACCAAGGACGACCTCCTCGAACTGGCCCTGGACGCGGTGATGGGCGAACTGGTGCTGCCAGGAACGGTGGACGGCGCCGAGACCGGCACCGGCACCGAGACCGAGACCGGCACCGGCACCGAGACCGGCACCGAGACCGAGCCTGACGGAACGGAGACCGGGCCTGACGGAACGGAGGGCGGAACGGAGGCCGGGGCCGACTGGCGCATTCAGCTGCGGCGCCTCGCCGCCGGATACCGGAGCGTTCTGGTGCGCCACCCGTGGGTCTCCCCGCTCGTCGGCGTGTTCCTCAACATCGGCCCGCACGCGCTGAAGTTCGCCGCGGTGTCCCAAGAAGTGATGCGCAGCGCCGATCTGCCGCTGCGCGGCCAGACCGGCGGCCTGGCCGCGGTCTTCCAGTTCGTGTACGGGTTCGGCACCGTCGAGGGCCACTTCAGGGACCGGTGTGCGCGGGCCGGGATGACTCAGGACGAGTACCACCAGCACGCCATGGGCGGCATGAGCGAACAGCCCTCCCTGCGCCGGACGTTCGAGCAGGCCCAGGACCTGATGGCGGCGCGCGGCGGAGACACGGTCGAGGAGATGCGGGAGCGCGACTTCGACTTCGCCCTCGACCTGCTGATCGCGGGCATCGAGGCCAAACGCGGAGCATAA
- a CDS encoding Dabb family protein, whose translation MIRHLVLFKLNEGVSRDEPRVVAGAEAFAELGGLIPETEFWECAWNISDRPIAYDFAINSAVQDADALKRYLEHPAHQAAVGQWSEFATWVIADYPF comes from the coding sequence TTGATCCGCCACCTGGTCCTCTTCAAGCTCAACGAGGGCGTCTCACGTGACGAGCCCCGGGTCGTCGCCGGCGCCGAAGCGTTCGCGGAGCTCGGCGGGCTGATCCCGGAGACGGAGTTCTGGGAGTGCGCCTGGAACATCAGCGACCGGCCCATCGCCTACGACTTCGCGATCAACTCGGCCGTCCAGGACGCCGACGCACTGAAGCGCTACCTTGAGCACCCCGCCCACCAGGCGGCCGTCGGGCAGTGGAGCGAGTTCGCCACCTGGGTGATCGCCGACTACCCCTTCTGA
- a CDS encoding MFS transporter, translating into MTATAAEHESATTRHPQRWVILGVICLAELTVLLDNTVLNVAIPSLTRDLHASTADIQWMINAYSLVQSGLLLTAGSSADRYGRKKMLIAGLTLFGAGSLVAGLAQSTGQLIAARAGMGIGGALLMTTTLAVVVQIFDNTERVRAIGLWSTVNSLGFAAGPLIGGALLDHFWWGAIFLVNIPVAVIALAAVVGLVPESKNPAGDRPDLLGALLSTVGMTAVVYAIISGPAHGWASTHVLVAAAVGIVFLAGFVAWELHIPFPMLDMHFFRNQRFVGAVAGAVLVAFGMGGSLFLLTQHLQFVLGYGPLDAGLRTAPLALTIVALNLTGVSAKLLPRLGTPGTIATGMTALAAGLVAIALLGGDSYPGMLLGLVVMGAGIAFAMPAMANAIMSAIPPEKAGVGAGVNGTLAEFGNGLGVAVLGAVLNSRFAALLPAALGAASLPAALAAADGPGERSRVADAFASGLQTSQLVGAAAVLAGGLLAAVLLRRAERADAPGAAA; encoded by the coding sequence ATGACGGCCACCGCCGCCGAGCACGAGAGCGCCACCACCCGGCACCCCCAGCGCTGGGTGATCCTCGGAGTGATCTGTCTCGCCGAGCTCACCGTGCTGCTCGACAACACCGTCCTCAACGTCGCGATCCCCTCGCTCACCCGCGATCTGCACGCGTCCACCGCCGACATCCAGTGGATGATCAACGCGTACTCGCTGGTGCAGTCCGGTCTGCTGCTCACCGCGGGCAGCTCCGCGGACCGGTACGGCCGCAAGAAGATGCTGATCGCGGGCCTCACGCTCTTCGGGGCCGGGTCGCTCGTCGCCGGGCTCGCCCAGTCCACCGGTCAGCTGATCGCGGCCCGCGCGGGCATGGGCATCGGCGGCGCCCTGCTGATGACCACCACCCTCGCCGTCGTCGTCCAGATCTTCGACAACACCGAGCGCGTCAGGGCCATCGGCCTCTGGTCCACGGTCAACTCACTCGGCTTCGCCGCCGGACCGCTCATCGGCGGGGCGCTGCTCGACCACTTCTGGTGGGGCGCGATCTTCCTGGTCAACATCCCGGTGGCCGTCATCGCGCTCGCCGCGGTCGTCGGCCTCGTACCGGAGTCCAAGAACCCGGCCGGTGACCGCCCCGACCTGCTCGGCGCGCTGCTCTCCACGGTGGGCATGACCGCGGTCGTGTACGCGATCATCTCGGGCCCCGCGCACGGCTGGGCCTCCACTCATGTCCTCGTCGCGGCCGCCGTCGGCATCGTCTTCCTGGCCGGGTTCGTTGCCTGGGAGCTGCACATCCCGTTCCCCATGCTGGACATGCACTTCTTCCGTAACCAGCGCTTCGTCGGCGCCGTCGCCGGGGCGGTCCTCGTCGCCTTCGGCATGGGCGGCTCGCTCTTCCTGCTCACCCAGCACCTGCAGTTCGTGCTCGGGTACGGGCCGTTGGACGCGGGGCTGCGGACCGCACCCCTGGCCCTCACCATCGTGGCGCTGAACCTCACCGGGGTCTCGGCCAAGCTGCTGCCCCGGCTGGGCACGCCCGGCACCATCGCCACCGGGATGACCGCGCTCGCCGCCGGTCTGGTGGCCATCGCGCTGCTCGGCGGGGACAGTTATCCGGGAATGCTGCTCGGTCTCGTGGTCATGGGCGCGGGTATCGCGTTCGCCATGCCCGCGATGGCCAACGCGATCATGAGCGCGATCCCGCCGGAGAAGGCCGGGGTCGGCGCGGGCGTCAACGGCACCTTGGCCGAATTCGGCAACGGTCTCGGTGTCGCGGTGCTCGGCGCCGTACTCAACTCCCGTTTCGCCGCCCTGCTGCCGGCGGCGCTGGGCGCGGCCTCGCTGCCCGCGGCTCTCGCCGCCGCCGACGGTCCGGGCGAGCGCAGCCGGGTCGCGGACGCTTTTGCCTCAGGTTTGCAGACCAGCCAACTGGTGGGCGCCGCAGCGGTACTTGCGGGCGGGCTGCTGGCCGCGGTGCTCCTCCGGCGGGCCGAGCGGGCGGATGCACCGGGAGCGGCGGCCTAA
- a CDS encoding RNA polymerase sigma factor SigF, translated as MSAEQGSSKVLTKDAPETLSSELPSSGAIDTRTLSRSLFLRLAVLASQEPDSPERTYVRDTLIELNLPLVRYAAARFRSRNEPMEDIVQVGTIGLIKAIDRFDCERGVEFPTFAMPTIVGEIKRFFRDTSWSVRVPRRLQELRLALTKASDELAQKLDRSPTVPELALALGVSEEDVVDGLAVGNAYTASSLDSPSPEDDGGEGSLADRLGYDDTALEGVEYRESLKPLLAKLPPRERQIIMLRFFANMTQSQIGEEVGISQMHVSRLLTRTLAQLREGLIGE; from the coding sequence ATGTCCGCAGAACAGGGCAGCTCGAAGGTGCTCACGAAAGACGCACCGGAGACACTCAGCTCCGAATTGCCGAGCTCAGGCGCCATCGACACCCGCACTCTGTCCCGCTCCCTCTTCCTGCGGCTCGCCGTGCTGGCCTCCCAGGAACCGGACAGCCCGGAGCGCACGTACGTACGCGACACACTGATCGAGCTCAACCTGCCGCTGGTGCGTTACGCGGCGGCCAGGTTCCGCAGCCGCAACGAGCCGATGGAGGACATCGTCCAGGTCGGTACGATCGGCCTGATCAAGGCGATCGACCGGTTCGACTGCGAACGCGGCGTCGAATTCCCGACGTTCGCGATGCCGACCATCGTCGGTGAGATCAAGCGCTTCTTCCGTGACACCTCCTGGTCGGTACGGGTACCGCGCCGCCTCCAGGAGCTGCGGCTCGCGCTGACCAAGGCCAGTGACGAGCTGGCCCAGAAGCTCGACCGCTCACCGACCGTCCCCGAACTCGCCCTGGCGCTGGGCGTATCGGAGGAGGACGTGGTCGACGGGCTCGCGGTGGGCAACGCGTACACCGCGTCCTCGCTCGACTCGCCCTCGCCCGAGGACGACGGCGGCGAGGGGTCGCTCGCGGACCGTCTCGGCTACGACGACACGGCACTTGAGGGAGTCGAGTACCGGGAGTCCCTGAAGCCTCTGCTGGCCAAACTGCCCCCGCGGGAACGGCAGATCATCATGCTGCGGTTCTTCGCCAACATGACCCAGTCACAGATCGGCGAGGAGGTCGGCATCTCTCAGATGCATGTCTCCCGGCTGCTCACGCGGACGCTGGCGCAGCTGCGCGAGGGCTTGATCGGGGAGTAG
- a CDS encoding MarR family winged helix-turn-helix transcriptional regulator, with product MAAQSQYEELARQLSAIGAVQRGLSRILPPECPTGSAAALSLLGRHGEMRMSRLAELLAVDMSVTSRHVAHVAERGWIERSPDPADKRSRILRLTPAGNDMLGVLAERYIDSLARTLSDWSDDEVGHLNVLLERLRASFGDCRAWAGHHE from the coding sequence GTGGCAGCGCAGAGTCAGTACGAAGAACTGGCCAGGCAGCTGAGTGCCATCGGCGCCGTCCAGCGCGGCCTCTCCCGCATCCTTCCGCCGGAATGCCCGACCGGATCGGCCGCCGCGCTGTCCCTGCTGGGCCGGCACGGCGAGATGCGGATGAGCAGACTCGCCGAACTGCTCGCCGTAGACATGTCGGTGACCAGCCGGCATGTGGCCCACGTCGCGGAGCGCGGCTGGATCGAGCGGTCTCCGGACCCCGCCGACAAGCGCTCCCGCATCCTGCGGCTCACCCCCGCGGGCAACGACATGCTCGGCGTCCTCGCCGAGCGGTACATCGACTCTCTCGCTCGCACTCTCAGCGACTGGTCCGACGACGAGGTCGGACATCTCAACGTGCTCCTGGAACGCCTGCGCGCCAGCTTCGGCGACTGCCGGGCCTGGGCCGGACACCACGAATAA
- a CDS encoding RNA polymerase sigma factor SigF codes for MPASTAPEVPPQTALSQTSQTQTSQPQNGQAQSDQAQNGQARTSQAQTSQAQTSQPPAGQAPVEESPPPAKTRGADTRALTQVLFAQLKGVEPGSAEHTRVRAALIEANLPLVRYAAARFRSRNEPMEDVVQVGTIGLINAIDRFDPERGVQFPTFAMPTVVGEIKRYFRDNVRTVHVPRRLHELWVQVTGATEDLTTMHGRSPTTAEIAERLRISEEDVLSCIEAGRSYHAQSLEAAQEGDGLPGLLDRLGYEDPALAGVEHRDLVRHLLVQLPEREQRILMLRYYSNLTQSQISQELGVSQMHVSRLLARSFARLRSANRIEA; via the coding sequence GTGCCGGCCAGTACTGCGCCTGAAGTACCGCCCCAGACCGCCCTGTCCCAGACCAGCCAGACGCAGACCAGCCAGCCCCAGAACGGTCAAGCCCAGAGCGATCAAGCCCAGAACGGCCAAGCCCGGACCAGTCAAGCCCAGACCAGTCAAGCCCAGACCAGTCAGCCCCCGGCCGGCCAGGCGCCGGTCGAGGAGAGTCCGCCGCCCGCCAAGACCCGCGGTGCGGACACCCGGGCGCTGACCCAGGTACTGTTCGCCCAGCTCAAGGGGGTCGAGCCGGGCAGTGCCGAGCACACCAGGGTGCGCGCGGCACTGATCGAGGCGAATCTGCCGCTGGTCCGGTACGCCGCCGCCCGGTTCCGCAGCCGCAACGAGCCGATGGAGGACGTCGTCCAGGTCGGCACGATCGGGCTCATCAACGCCATCGACCGGTTCGATCCGGAGCGCGGGGTACAGTTCCCGACCTTCGCGATGCCGACCGTCGTCGGCGAGATCAAGCGCTACTTCCGCGACAACGTACGGACCGTCCACGTCCCCCGGCGGCTGCACGAGCTCTGGGTGCAGGTCACCGGGGCCACCGAGGACCTCACGACGATGCACGGCCGGTCCCCCACGACGGCGGAGATCGCCGAGCGGCTGCGCATCAGCGAGGAGGACGTCCTGTCCTGCATCGAGGCGGGCCGCTCGTACCACGCACAGTCGCTGGAGGCCGCCCAGGAGGGCGACGGGCTACCGGGACTGCTCGACCGGCTCGGTTACGAGGACCCGGCACTGGCCGGAGTCGAACACCGCGACCTGGTCCGGCATCTGCTCGTCCAGCTGCCCGAGCGGGAGCAGCGGATCCTGATGCTGCGCTACTACAGCAATCTGACGCAGTCACAGATCAGCCAGGAGCTGGGCGTCTCCCAGATGCACGTATCAAGACTGCTGGCCAGAAGCTTCGCCCGGCTCCGATCCGCAAACCGGATCGAGGCGTAA
- a CDS encoding MFS transporter — translation MATTTPAGVRGGHAKHGGGPASHGGNPAPDGSAPMTHRQIMEALSGLLLGMFVAILSSTIVTNALPKIVSDLHGSQSSYTWVVTASLLAMTATTPLWGKLSDLFSKKLLVQIALIIYVLGSAAAGLSQNSSTLIIFRVVQGIGVGGLSALAQIVMAAMISPRERGRYSGYLGATFAVATVAGPLLGGVITDTSWLGWRWCFYVGVPFAIIALIVLQKTLKLPVIKREVKVDWGGAFFIAAAVSLLMVWITFAGDKYDWMSWQTAAMVGGSVVLGLLFMLVESKASEPIIPLRLFRNPTITLASIGSLFVGVAMFSGTVFFSQYFQLARGQSPTMSGVMTIPMIGGLFISSTVSGQFITRTGKWKIWLVSGGVLVTAGLGLLSTIRYDTTYWHMAVFMALMGLGIGMMMQNLVLCTQNQVSQKDLGSASSTVSFFRSLGGAVGVSALGAVLANRVTHFVTDGLHDLGPKGAALAGKGMSDGSVPDIGALPQPLRTIMESAYGHGVANVFLYAAACALLAFLVTLFIKEVPLRTRAVGAPDQEAPAAAVPAAVAETVPVNAVPAGTLPAPATPYGSGPTTEETMPMQPAPTPGITIHGVVRGAEGAPVGQAAVTLISLAGRQLGRAMAQGDGAYAVDAPNSGSYVLIASADGFQPQASTVSVGDEALSYDILLSGTSGLAGSVRSADGGKAVEGAMVVVTDVRGDVLATGTSGAQGEFTFSEMIPGSVTVAVNATGFRPMALPVDVGGQGVTRVEVTLESGSLVQGVVRGGADRRPLPDARVTLVDAAGNVVATATTGTDGAYGFADLNSGEYTVIATGYPPVAGSLIVAGSGIDGHDIQLAHPGE, via the coding sequence ATGGCTACGACCACACCAGCCGGTGTGCGGGGCGGCCACGCCAAGCACGGGGGCGGTCCCGCCTCCCACGGGGGGAATCCCGCCCCCGACGGCAGTGCGCCGATGACACACCGGCAGATCATGGAGGCCCTGTCGGGCCTGCTGCTCGGTATGTTCGTCGCGATCCTGTCGTCGACGATCGTCACCAACGCGCTGCCGAAGATCGTCTCCGATCTGCACGGCAGCCAGTCCTCGTACACCTGGGTCGTGACCGCGTCCCTGCTGGCGATGACGGCGACCACCCCGCTCTGGGGCAAGCTCTCCGACCTGTTCAGCAAGAAGCTGCTCGTCCAGATAGCTCTGATCATCTACGTCCTGGGCTCGGCCGCCGCCGGGCTCTCGCAGAACTCGTCGACGCTGATCATCTTCCGCGTCGTCCAGGGCATCGGCGTCGGCGGTCTCTCCGCACTCGCGCAGATCGTCATGGCCGCGATGATCTCCCCCCGTGAGCGGGGCCGGTACAGCGGATACCTCGGCGCCACCTTCGCGGTCGCGACCGTCGCGGGGCCGCTCCTCGGCGGTGTCATCACGGACACCAGCTGGCTCGGCTGGCGCTGGTGCTTCTACGTCGGTGTGCCCTTCGCGATCATCGCGCTGATCGTTCTGCAGAAGACCCTGAAGCTTCCCGTCATCAAGCGCGAGGTCAAGGTCGACTGGGGCGGCGCGTTCTTCATCGCCGCCGCCGTGTCGCTGCTGATGGTCTGGATCACCTTCGCCGGTGACAAGTACGACTGGATGTCCTGGCAGACGGCCGCCATGGTCGGCGGCTCGGTCGTCCTGGGACTGCTCTTCATGCTCGTCGAGTCCAAGGCGAGCGAGCCGATCATCCCGCTGCGGCTCTTCCGCAACCCCACGATCACCCTCGCCTCCATCGGCTCGCTGTTCGTCGGTGTCGCGATGTTCTCCGGCACTGTCTTCTTCAGCCAGTACTTCCAGCTGGCGCGCGGCCAGTCGCCGACGATGTCGGGTGTGATGACGATCCCGATGATCGGTGGTCTGTTCATCTCGTCGACCGTCTCGGGGCAGTTCATCACCCGGACGGGCAAGTGGAAGATCTGGCTGGTCAGCGGTGGTGTGCTGGTGACCGCCGGGCTCGGCCTGCTCTCCACCATCCGGTACGACACCACGTACTGGCACATGGCGGTCTTCATGGCCCTGATGGGTCTCGGCATCGGCATGATGATGCAGAACCTGGTGCTCTGCACGCAGAACCAGGTCTCCCAGAAGGACCTCGGCTCGGCGTCCTCCACCGTCTCGTTCTTCCGCTCCCTCGGCGGTGCGGTCGGCGTCTCGGCGCTGGGCGCGGTGCTCGCCAACCGGGTCACCCACTTCGTCACCGACGGGCTCCACGACCTCGGTCCGAAGGGCGCGGCGCTGGCCGGAAAGGGCATGTCCGACGGATCGGTTCCCGACATCGGTGCCCTGCCGCAGCCGCTGCGCACCATCATGGAGAGCGCGTACGGCCACGGCGTCGCCAACGTCTTCCTGTACGCCGCCGCCTGCGCACTGCTCGCGTTCCTGGTGACGCTCTTCATCAAGGAGGTACCTCTGCGTACCCGCGCCGTGGGCGCACCCGACCAGGAGGCACCCGCCGCAGCCGTCCCGGCAGCGGTGGCGGAGACTGTCCCTGTCAACGCCGTTCCGGCCGGCACTCTGCCGGCCCCCGCCACTCCGTACGGAAGTGGCCCGACCACTGAGGAGACGATGCCGATGCAGCCCGCCCCCACCCCAGGTATCACGATCCACGGTGTCGTCAGGGGCGCCGAGGGCGCACCGGTCGGCCAGGCGGCCGTCACGCTGATCTCGCTGGCCGGGCGCCAGCTGGGCCGCGCGATGGCGCAGGGCGACGGGGCTTACGCGGTGGACGCGCCGAACTCCGGCTCGTACGTCCTGATCGCGTCCGCCGACGGCTTCCAGCCGCAGGCCTCCACCGTGTCCGTCGGGGACGAGGCGCTGTCGTACGACATCCTCCTCTCCGGTACGAGCGGTCTCGCCGGATCCGTGCGGTCCGCCGACGGCGGCAAGGCCGTCGAGGGCGCGATGGTCGTCGTCACCGATGTGCGCGGCGACGTGCTGGCCACCGGCACGTCCGGTGCGCAGGGCGAGTTCACCTTCAGCGAGATGATCCCCGGTTCGGTGACCGTCGCGGTGAACGCGACCGGCTTCCGGCCGATGGCCCTGCCGGTCGACGTCGGCGGCCAGGGTGTGACCCGTGTCGAGGTCACGCTGGAGTCCGGTTCGCTGGTCCAGGGTGTCGTACGCGGTGGAGCCGACCGGCGCCCGCTGCCCGACGCCCGGGTGACGCTCGTGGACGCCGCGGGCAACGTTGTCGCCACGGCGACCACCGGGACCGACGGAGCCTACGGTTTCGCCGACCTCAACTCCGGCGAGTACACGGTCATCGCGACGGGTTACCCGCCGGTGGCGGGCTCGTTGATCGTCGCGGGAAGCGGCATCGACGGACACGACATCCAACTGGCCCACCCGGGCGAGTAG